CATTAAGTTGATAATTTTTACCAACTCAACTCAACGCAACCCATATTGATGAGTCGAAGTACTCCattcaaacaacaaacaacaaagtatttataaaagtttaatgtgaggtttaattaataaatgtataGGAAGATTTTGATTACTgatatttatagtttattctttttcttataggTGCTTTTTGTAAGTAGAAAAGTAGATTGGGCAtatagatataattaatttgtatattgaaaatctatattcaataatattttagaataagttAGATGATGGGATTGTTAGTTTgtatcatattatatattggCTAACTTTAATCACCATTAAACTTTTGTcctcaaatattatttaatggATAAAAAGGGCCCATCAACCTTTgaaatataactattttctcAAAGGTTCCTTCATCGCTAATCAGTTTTGATATAGTGTTAATAGGTATATATGTTCATTTCTATAATCAATGTccaactaaactattaataaaCTACAAACAAATATACTTCAACAACTCCAAAGTTTTACTACCATTGTTTTAGGAACTGAATAAGTACTTTCTAaacttttgtgtttttttttggaaggaaatatatattagataacaACAACGGAGGCCCCAATTAGTCTGTAACTACAAATCcataaatggtaaaaaaaatcattttgaacCTCTATATAACTTTGTGTGGTAAGCTGCCTAAAATAGTCGACAAAGGTATAAATGTTGTagtatatatctttttcataGCATTTGTTTGTCACTATGCATATGTACATATAACTTTTAGGCTAATGAATAAAGTAAAGGTGTTTTCTCTAATAACTATATGTGCTATAAATAAATGCATTCTTCCTCTCCTAAGGGatgtacatttttttcttaagcaACTGTGGAGTGCAAAAATGTGTACGGgcattctttcaaaaaataaagagatgTAATTTTAATCATCATGGTGTTAATGTTATGACCTCGTTTGAGAATCAAACATGTGTTACTCATCTCGTTATTTGGTTTTGAGATAAAATGTCTTGAATATGTTATCTGACACTTCCAACAACCAACCCTAATAGAATTCGATGGTGCCTCTAgatcttaatttatatttatgttactTGAGgattattcaatataaattcaaatttatgtaatttaaattgttcTCTTAGGACTCTAGAGGATGTAGTTAACACTTTCAATAAACTACTTAAATCTTTTATTCGATTATCGATTATTTTGCTTGTTTTATTCATCTTTAATTGTATGTTGATTTCTTAACACACCTATCTACTACGGAATCTTAGATCATGAAGCCAAACatgcattaaaaaattagaatccAATTCAagaataatgagaaaaatgaaaaaaaaaattcaagaacaaTACATGTCGGTAAGATGAACTACTTCTTTCATTGTTATCTAATTAATATCATGTCGcaaaagtatacttaaaaTAGTCGGTTTGGTAAAATGGAATTTCAAAGTAAAGCAGGATGCAGAGAGAgatgtataaattatatacaataaatatacacatagaagaagaaatgattCTAAGAATTTTGGAAGATCGATGAAGCCAGAAAGAGAAGAACACAATGGCTGGTCAAACATGCCATACAGCCTACAAACATGGCTTCTTCTTTGGACCCACTTTTTCCCCACAGATGTCCTCTCCTTATGCCCCCTTCTTTTTGGCCCCCTTAATGCCTTTTAGTCTTCTCAATTTCTCCTCTTTCATCTCCCCATAATCATTTCCCAATTCTTTCTTGCTTTCTAATTCATCAACtttcaacaaaaatgaagGTCTTTACATAATGAACAACCTCCAAAcactttgtattttatatcCTCTTGTTATTAGTAGTATTATTCATTCCAGTGCATACTCTTTTcttgattgattaatttaatccaccactttcttctttttgtttccttccTTTTCAGATCTTCAATTGGGTGCACAAGACTTTTCATCATTCTCTTCTCAAGGGTTTaatttctctcattttattgcaattctttcttcctttGGGTGTaggatatatatttttaaaaatacatatctTAGAGTTATGTTCGAAACATAAATTGAATGCTTGATATTTTTCAGAGGGTTTTGCGCAAAATGCGacgaagaagaatgaaagtgTAAGCATTAATGAAGTGGATAGTCATGCATTGTTGAAGCAAGTAGCGTTTGATCGTGTGGAAACCATTCATGACTGGAGAGATGGCATTCTCACCATTGGCACATTCGGGTTTGAATCATTGAAACCTTCGAACGAGCAAAAGGAGTATTTCATGCTCGAGAGCGAAGAAGACGACTACGAAgacgaggaagaagaggaagagaaatcGTTCGTTCACGATGAAGATGACGACATTATCGGTTACTTGGAAAACGAAGAACTAAACCCTTTGATGTTGAAAGCATTTGGACACAAATCAAAGGATGTAAGTGCTGAGAAAGGTGAAGATGATTTGATCAAATACAATGCAATTATGGAGATGGAGAAtgaggaggagaagaagaaaggggaGAGGAGAATTACACTGGCTGATTTGTTCTTAGCTGATGCAAGAGATGTGGCAAAAGTACTTGAGGATGACAAAGtgcttcaaaagaaaacagcTGATGTGAGAAGTAAGAGTGGTCTCTCCTTTGCCAAGAAGTTTATCCCTCGAGTTAAGGAGGATTCACACCCTATTAAGAACTTTCAACGAGTGAGTaaccttattattattttttattattgtagtCTTGTAAAGTTTTGGGCCAATGGGTGAtttaacaagtttttaaaatgaatttcaaaaa
This DNA window, taken from Cucumis sativus cultivar 9930 chromosome 6, Cucumber_9930_V3, whole genome shotgun sequence, encodes the following:
- the LOC101216403 gene encoding uncharacterized protein LOC101216403 isoform X1; this translates as MKIFNWVHKTFHHSLLKEGFAQNATKKNESVSINEVDSHALLKQVAFDRVETIHDWRDGILTIGTFGFESLKPSNEQKEYFMLESEEDDYEDEEEEEEKSFVHDEDDDIIGYLENEELNPLMLKAFGHKSKDVSAEKGEDDLIKYNAIMEMENEEEKKKGERRITLADLFLADARDVAKVLEDDKVLQKKTADVRSKSGLSFAKKFIPRVKEDSHPIKNFQRLMRRMMKRKIHPEIEDKVIINKPSSSDLTTHQIGIIPNNGPFQSFESISLLPTQGADAIA
- the LOC101216403 gene encoding uncharacterized protein LOC101216403 isoform X2 yields the protein MKIFNWVHKTFHHSLLKEGFAQNATKKNESVSINEVDSHALLKQVAFDRVETIHDWRDGILTIGTFGFESLKPSNEQKEYFMLESEEDDYEDEEEEEEKSFVHDEDDDIIGYLENEELNPLMLKAFGHKSKDVSAEKGEDDLIKYNAIMEMENEEEKKKGERRITLADLFLADARDVAKVLEDDKVLQKKTADVRSKSGLSFAKKFIPRVKEDSHPIKNFQRLMRRMMKRKIHPEIEDKVIINKPSSSDLTTHQIGIIPNNGPFQSFESISLLPTQDAIA